A portion of the Bulleidia sp. zg-1006 genome contains these proteins:
- a CDS encoding recombinase family protein, translating to MSNTKRIGQTALYERLSRDDEMQGESNSITNQKQLLESYAKRNGFVNIYHYTDDGVSGTTFDREGFQKMIKAVEENKVSTVIVKDMSRFGRDYLKVGFYTEILFKEKGVRFIAINNGIDSEKQAESDFTPFLNIMNEWYARDTSRKIQSIFRARMEEGKRVSPSVPYGYYRNPKNKQELLVDKESSKVVKRIYRLVIEGYGVTQIADILTKDKVLIPSAYAEIHYPENNHSSKKRGIEDPYFWTPTTVGYILEKREYMGHTVLGKTICLDYKTKKRRKAKEDELIIFQNTHEAIIDEETWNNAQRLRKTVRRSPKYGTTSHPFTGLLICADCGGKLSYREPAEHKEKKYDSDYSFVCQHYRHRKGTCSMHYIKVKTVNEILLKSIKEITDFAKEEKQEFLKVMNKLSDEKREEKYQEDKEKLEKLSSRNEELTTLITKLYEDHALGKIPVKHFDRLFNIYDTEQQDLEKQIQYFENEIESYHQRKVDTDKFLKMIEKYTDIEELTVPMINEYIEKVVVHEATGGRKGKYRKQQVDVYFNFIGNCQVPEKVDMEKMA from the coding sequence ATGTCAAATACGAAAAGAATAGGACAGACAGCCCTTTATGAGCGTTTAAGTCGAGATGATGAAATGCAAGGAGAAAGCAATTCCATCACCAATCAAAAACAACTACTTGAAAGTTATGCGAAAAGAAACGGCTTTGTAAATATCTATCACTATACCGATGACGGAGTAAGCGGAACAACCTTTGATAGAGAGGGATTTCAAAAGATGATAAAAGCAGTAGAAGAAAACAAAGTATCTACTGTGATAGTAAAAGATATGAGTAGGTTTGGCAGAGATTACCTCAAAGTAGGCTTTTACACCGAAATACTTTTCAAAGAAAAGGGAGTAAGGTTTATCGCCATCAATAACGGAATAGACAGTGAAAAACAAGCAGAAAGCGATTTTACCCCATTTCTAAACATTATGAACGAATGGTATGCGAGAGATACCTCAAGAAAAATACAATCTATCTTCAGAGCAAGAATGGAAGAGGGTAAAAGAGTATCCCCAAGCGTTCCATACGGCTATTACAGAAACCCTAAGAATAAACAGGAGCTACTTGTCGATAAAGAGAGTTCAAAGGTCGTAAAACGCATTTATAGGCTTGTTATAGAGGGATATGGAGTAACACAGATAGCAGATATACTAACCAAAGATAAAGTCCTTATACCGTCAGCCTATGCAGAAATACATTACCCTGAAAATAATCATAGCTCAAAGAAAAGAGGAATAGAAGACCCGTATTTTTGGACACCGACCACAGTAGGATATATCTTAGAAAAAAGAGAATACATGGGACATACCGTACTTGGTAAAACAATATGCCTTGATTACAAAACTAAGAAGCGAAGAAAGGCAAAAGAAGATGAACTCATTATCTTCCAAAATACCCATGAAGCTATCATTGACGAAGAAACATGGAATAATGCTCAAAGGCTAAGAAAGACAGTAAGAAGAAGTCCAAAGTACGGGACAACCTCACACCCATTTACAGGACTTTTAATCTGTGCAGATTGTGGAGGTAAATTAAGCTACAGAGAGCCGGCAGAACATAAAGAAAAGAAATACGATAGTGATTACTCTTTTGTATGTCAACATTACAGACACAGAAAAGGCACTTGCAGTATGCACTATATCAAAGTAAAAACAGTGAATGAAATACTCTTAAAATCAATCAAAGAAATAACCGACTTTGCAAAAGAAGAAAAGCAAGAATTTCTAAAAGTGATGAACAAGCTATCCGATGAAAAACGAGAAGAAAAGTATCAAGAAGATAAAGAGAAATTAGAAAAACTGTCATCAAGAAATGAAGAACTAACAACCCTCATTACAAAGCTATACGAAGACCATGCTCTTGGAAAAATACCTGTAAAACACTTTGACAGATTGTTTAATATCTATGATACGGAGCAACAAGACTTAGAAAAGCAAATACAGTATTTTGAAAATGAAATAGAAAGCTACCATCAGAGAAAAGTTGACACCGATAAATTCCTAAAAATGATAGAAAAGTATACCGATATTGAGGAATTGACAGTACCAATGATAAATGAGTATATAGAAAAAGTAGTAGTCCATGAAGCCACAGGAGGAAGAAAAGGCAAATATAGAAAACAACAAGTTGATGTGTACTTTAACTTTATAGGTAACTGTCAAGTGCCAGAGAAAGTAGATATGGAAAAAATGGCTTAA
- a CDS encoding Imm12 family immunity protein, with product MNIIVGGTDDMLIDILSVARTVRKEMKIFFESIEIEALQKMDICLCFSGNISKYYSESGIYQPRYYFTTKKFVVYVHFCSNEWTSNREENLSKFLKIYKNYLLELSNTIKKKMANRKSDFDNECYEDMIRRVFENLEIYV from the coding sequence ATGAATATTATTGTTGGCGGAACGGATGATATGTTAATAGATATATTATCTGTCGCAAGAACAGTAAGAAAAGAAATGAAAATTTTTTTTGAAAGCATTGAGATAGAGGCATTGCAGAAGATGGATATTTGCCTTTGTTTTAGCGGAAATATATCAAAATATTATTCGGAATCGGGAATTTATCAGCCAAGATATTATTTTACAACCAAGAAATTTGTTGTATATGTTCATTTCTGCTCTAATGAGTGGACTTCTAATAGGGAAGAAAATTTAAGTAAGTTTCTTAAAATTTATAAGAATTATCTTTTGGAGCTCTCGAATACCATTAAGAAGAAAATGGCGAATCGTAAGTCTGATTTTGATAATGAGTGTTATGAGGATATGATTAGAAGAGTTTTTGAAAATTTGGAAATATATGTTTGA
- a CDS encoding DUF3847 domain-containing protein, with protein MKNIDEKILMTEEEIKQLQNKRKKLISQQKQEERKKRDRRLYEKGGVFESIFTESKDFSKDEFYQLITFPNIKEIINQKILKIIEEREQSENQNTENQEKEMDTEE; from the coding sequence ATGAAAAATATAGATGAAAAAATTTTAATGACAGAAGAAGAAATCAAGCAGTTACAAAACAAAAGAAAAAAGCTCATCAGTCAGCAGAAACAGGAAGAAAGAAAAAAGAGAGATAGACGGCTTTATGAAAAAGGAGGAGTCTTTGAAAGTATATTTACTGAAAGCAAAGACTTTAGCAAAGATGAATTTTATCAGCTAATCACATTCCCAAATATCAAAGAAATAATCAATCAAAAAATCTTAAAAATCATAGAGGAACGAGAACAAAGCGAAAATCAAAATACAGAAAACCAAGAGAAAGAAATGGACACAGAGGAATAG
- a CDS encoding DUF2262 domain-containing protein, giving the protein MTLIEYIRKRNEMTRQEWEDTFEKEEIEVLALIQKTRGAGKRNGFWEAQVNFLAYVDCKTRELYKDEGWLVYPVSDEEYEKNRILDRFKNETIYRLKVRMKKQEDVPEGITKSARNRLLVTEILEESVSCMPLEEILTEYNKPIILQDKILGELTLNKEFSWFEGNVSWQGERIEILLEVNKDNKSNWTKARNAMKNLLSEQEKWDKEMRRFAANKLTTLACEWRDSADEPIPEITEQSFSERITLESISITSGGSFSAYFDDDYMFFGHCVTVRGSLKKGIVSADMEG; this is encoded by the coding sequence ATGACTTTAATTGAATATATACGAAAGAGAAACGAAATGACAAGGCAAGAATGGGAAGATACCTTTGAGAAAGAGGAGATTGAAGTTCTTGCTTTGATACAGAAGACGAGAGGAGCAGGCAAGAGAAACGGCTTTTGGGAAGCCCAAGTTAATTTTCTAGCTTATGTAGATTGCAAAACAAGGGAATTATACAAGGATGAGGGATGGCTGGTCTATCCTGTTAGCGATGAGGAATATGAAAAAAATCGTATTCTCGATCGATTTAAGAATGAAACGATTTATCGCTTAAAGGTACGGATGAAAAAGCAGGAAGATGTTCCTGAGGGCATTACCAAGTCTGCAAGGAATCGACTGCTTGTAACAGAAATTCTTGAAGAAAGTGTATCTTGTATGCCACTGGAAGAAATTCTCACGGAATACAACAAGCCGATTATTTTGCAAGATAAAATTTTAGGAGAGCTGACTCTGAATAAAGAATTTAGTTGGTTTGAGGGTAATGTTTCATGGCAGGGTGAAAGGATAGAGATTTTACTCGAAGTAAACAAGGATAATAAGAGCAACTGGACAAAGGCAAGAAACGCCATGAAGAATTTGTTATCAGAACAGGAAAAATGGGATAAAGAAATGCGCCGATTTGCGGCAAATAAGCTCACTACTCTTGCATGTGAATGGCGTGATTCGGCAGATGAGCCGATTCCAGAAATTACGGAGCAGAGCTTTTCAGAGCGAATTACGCTCGAGAGCATATCAATAACCTCGGGAGGTTCTTTTTCCGCCTATTTCGATGATGACTATATGTTTTTTGGACATTGTGTTACAGTACGTGGCAGTTTGAAAAAGGGAATTGTATCGGCGGATATGGAGGGATAA
- a CDS encoding NUDIX hydrolase codes for MKRTDLIQQLKEFIPFNEQEEKDKQVFLRQLSIDNIFKRENEVGHFTASCWIVNQDYTKVLLAYHNIYQSYAWLGGHCDGDEDCLGVALKEAREESGLENIKVLSQEPISIETLVVNGHEKKGKYIPSHLHFNVTYLFQANDQERLHIKEDENSALAWFDCATFMSEVNEIWMKERIYQKLNGRIIQYFDEKWRGNLR; via the coding sequence ATGAAGCGAACGGATTTAATTCAACAATTAAAGGAATTTATTCCTTTTAATGAGCAAGAAGAAAAAGATAAACAAGTTTTTTTAAGACAATTAAGTATTGATAATATCTTTAAACGTGAAAATGAAGTGGGGCATTTTACAGCATCTTGTTGGATTGTGAATCAAGATTATACAAAGGTTCTGTTGGCTTACCACAATATTTACCAATCGTATGCTTGGCTAGGTGGTCATTGTGATGGTGATGAAGATTGTTTAGGGGTTGCTTTAAAGGAAGCTAGAGAAGAAAGTGGCTTAGAGAATATTAAAGTTCTATCTCAAGAGCCGATATCGATTGAAACATTAGTGGTCAATGGTCATGAGAAGAAGGGGAAATATATACCAAGTCATCTTCATTTCAATGTAACCTATTTGTTTCAAGCAAATGATCAAGAAAGGCTTCATATTAAAGAAGATGAAAATTCAGCGCTTGCTTGGTTTGATTGTGCCACCTTTATGAGTGAGGTTAATGAAATTTGGATGAAAGAAAGAATTTATCAGAAATTAAATGGTAGAATCATACAATATTTTGACGAAAAATGGAGAGGAAATCTGCGGTGA
- a CDS encoding DUF554 domain-containing protein — protein sequence MFALGTFIDTALGLVGGIIGLICGPRLNKNLQEVLLPVVGLSLIILGLSNILTGMIYLEGNHLRTQNTMLLLAGLPLGTLIGEILHIQRSLEYLAEFVKKKSGNTKDPQFVQAFLATTCMIAIGAMGILGCVQDALGGDHSLLICKGIVDLILVSLMSASLGKGAIFANLPMFLLQISFTAIFSLFGDMIYPKSLTNLTMMGGILIMCIGLNVAFDKKIRVMNLLPALLIALFWLW from the coding sequence ATGTTCGCGCTGGGAACGTTTATTGATACAGCCCTAGGTTTAGTTGGAGGAATTATTGGTCTTATTTGTGGACCTAGATTAAATAAAAATTTACAAGAGGTTTTATTACCGGTGGTAGGTCTGTCGCTTATCATTTTAGGTCTTTCAAATATATTGACAGGCATGATTTATTTAGAAGGAAACCATCTTCGTACACAAAATACCATGTTATTATTAGCTGGTTTACCTTTGGGAACGCTCATTGGCGAAATACTCCATATCCAACGCTCATTAGAATACCTCGCTGAATTTGTTAAAAAGAAAAGTGGAAACACGAAAGACCCTCAATTTGTGCAAGCGTTCTTAGCGACGACTTGTATGATAGCGATTGGAGCTATGGGTATTCTTGGTTGTGTGCAGGATGCTTTAGGTGGGGATCATTCTTTATTGATTTGTAAGGGAATTGTTGATTTAATCTTAGTTTCTTTAATGAGTGCTTCCTTAGGCAAAGGAGCTATCTTTGCAAATCTACCAATGTTCTTACTACAGATTTCTTTCACAGCTATTTTCAGTTTATTTGGCGATATGATTTACCCAAAATCCTTAACGAATTTAACCATGATGGGTGGCATTTTAATTATGTGCATTGGTTTAAATGTGGCATTTGATAAAAAGATACGAGTTATGAATTTATTACCTGCATTATTGATTGCGCTTTTTTGGCTTTGGTAG
- a CDS encoding CapA family protein — protein MKKKLWKILYSVLLLASMVAIYVLHPKPANKLTQTIKTQKPTEKKEVKSTKTSATLFMVGDSLIHNSVYKDAKKGNTYDFTKQIELIGQSAKPYDLRYYNQETILGGSALGLSSYPLFNSPQEWGQNMIDQGFNLVSTATNHSLDKGEAGIMAQRKFFDQHPEIIAEGTYTSKQAQQAIRIHEVNGIKYTFFSWTYGMNGFKAPVGKDYLVNCYEGREQEMLQQIKEAKKQVDVVLVAIHWGIEYQDMPSPEQKRLAQALADAGTDIIIGNHPHTIQPIQWLNNRKSIVFYAFGNMISDQWNREQSMNGYMASIRINKTIDNGITTITLDDLKTEFIYTYSKPRNHNFKVYPYSQLSTKLYPNKEKMNKTLTKVITALDSSIPVNNMH, from the coding sequence ATGAAGAAGAAACTTTGGAAAATACTTTATAGTGTATTATTACTTGCTAGTATGGTTGCAATATATGTTTTACATCCAAAACCAGCAAATAAGCTAACCCAAACCATTAAAACTCAAAAACCAACGGAAAAGAAAGAGGTGAAAAGCACAAAGACCTCTGCCACTTTGTTTATGGTTGGAGACTCCTTAATTCATAATTCTGTATATAAAGATGCGAAAAAAGGAAATACTTACGATTTCACGAAACAAATCGAACTCATAGGTCAAAGTGCAAAGCCTTATGATCTTCGTTATTACAATCAAGAAACCATCCTAGGTGGTAGTGCTTTAGGATTAAGTAGCTATCCGCTTTTCAACAGTCCGCAAGAATGGGGACAAAACATGATTGATCAAGGCTTTAATCTCGTTTCTACGGCAACAAATCATTCTTTAGATAAAGGTGAGGCTGGTATAATGGCGCAAAGAAAATTTTTTGATCAACATCCTGAAATTATTGCTGAAGGAACCTATACTTCCAAGCAAGCCCAACAAGCCATTCGCATTCATGAAGTCAATGGTATTAAGTACACGTTCTTTTCTTGGACCTATGGAATGAATGGTTTTAAAGCACCGGTCGGTAAAGACTATTTAGTGAATTGCTACGAAGGGCGTGAACAAGAAATGTTGCAACAAATTAAAGAAGCTAAAAAACAAGTGGATGTAGTTTTAGTGGCTATTCATTGGGGCATTGAATATCAAGATATGCCTAGCCCTGAGCAAAAGCGCTTAGCCCAAGCTTTAGCCGATGCTGGTACAGATATTATCATTGGTAATCATCCCCACACCATTCAACCAATCCAATGGCTCAACAATCGTAAAAGCATTGTCTTTTATGCTTTTGGTAATATGATTAGTGACCAATGGAATCGTGAACAAAGTATGAATGGTTACATGGCTTCCATTCGCATCAATAAGACGATTGATAACGGCATCACGACCATTACGCTTGATGATTTAAAAACCGAATTTATTTATACTTATTCTAAGCCACGCAATCATAATTTTAAGGTATATCCTTATAGTCAGCTAAGCACTAAACTTTATCCAAATAAAGAGAAGATGAATAAAACTTTAACGAAAGTTATCACCGCTTTAGATTCTTCTATTCCCGTTAATAACATGCACTAA
- a CDS encoding DNA alkylation repair protein, with the protein MIVEEIREELFRKQDLNYRDFICRLIPNTNPETIIGVRTPVLRKYAKQLVKREDVRDFLKALPHRYQDENLLHGLVLAEIKEFDLCLKEVNQFLPYINNWAVCDMLSPKVFQRYHQELLVYIRKWLKSEEEYTVRFAIGMLMEHFLGDDFTLEYVELVTKVHLDSYYVKMMVAWYFATGLAKQYEKILPYMEGKYLDTWTHNKTIQKALESYRITFEQKTYLRTLKVKK; encoded by the coding sequence ATGATTGTAGAAGAAATAAGAGAAGAGCTTTTTCGTAAGCAGGATTTAAACTATCGAGATTTTATTTGCAGATTAATTCCCAATACAAACCCAGAAACAATCATTGGTGTTCGTACACCTGTGCTTAGAAAATACGCGAAGCAATTAGTTAAAAGAGAAGATGTGCGTGATTTTTTAAAGGCACTTCCGCATAGATATCAGGATGAAAATTTACTACATGGTCTCGTTTTGGCAGAAATAAAAGAATTTGATTTGTGCTTAAAGGAAGTCAATCAATTTCTTCCTTACATCAATAATTGGGCGGTTTGTGATATGCTGTCACCAAAGGTATTTCAAAGATATCATCAAGAACTACTTGTCTACATAAGAAAATGGTTAAAATCCGAAGAGGAATATACAGTTCGTTTTGCGATAGGAATGTTGATGGAACATTTTTTAGGTGATGATTTCACTTTAGAATATGTGGAACTAGTCACAAAGGTTCACTTAGATTCCTATTATGTCAAAATGATGGTGGCTTGGTATTTTGCGACCGGTCTAGCTAAACAATATGAAAAAATACTTCCTTATATGGAAGGAAAGTATTTGGATACATGGACACATAATAAGACCATTCAAAAAGCTCTGGAGAGTTATCGAATTACCTTTGAACAAAAGACTTATTTGCGAACTTTAAAAGTAAAAAAATAG
- a CDS encoding metal ABC transporter permease: MNTLLLYLSYPFVQYAFIVTICVSLCASLLGVTLVLKRYSHIGDGLSHVAFGAMTVAAVTGLTNDIWITLPCTTLAAVILLSGRTKMKGDAGMALVSVSSLGMGYLIMNVFSKRANLSGDVCASLFGATSILTLSLEKVVLSLVLSVLLILLFVYLHHRIFALTFDEGFVKATGFNTKLYNLLIAVLISLVIVLAMNLVGSLLISALIIFPALSAMRLYHSFKAVTICSTVLSVLCSISGLVLSILLGSPVGSTIVLMDMIVFIGIWLWEKVEAKR; the protein is encoded by the coding sequence ATGAATACCTTATTATTGTATCTATCTTATCCTTTCGTTCAATATGCCTTTATTGTGACCATTTGTGTCTCTCTGTGTGCTTCTTTATTAGGGGTCACTTTAGTTTTAAAACGTTATTCTCATATTGGGGATGGTTTAAGTCACGTGGCCTTTGGGGCTATGACAGTTGCTGCGGTGACTGGTTTAACGAATGATATTTGGATCACTTTACCTTGTACCACCTTAGCGGCGGTAATCTTGTTATCTGGTCGCACAAAAATGAAAGGAGACGCAGGCATGGCTTTGGTGTCCGTCAGTTCCTTAGGTATGGGCTATTTGATTATGAATGTCTTTAGTAAGCGAGCAAATTTATCAGGTGATGTTTGTGCCTCATTATTTGGGGCAACCTCCATTCTTACGCTAAGTCTTGAAAAGGTGGTCTTATCGCTTGTTCTATCGGTTTTATTGATTCTTTTGTTTGTGTACCTGCACCACCGTATCTTTGCTCTAACCTTTGATGAAGGCTTTGTGAAAGCTACCGGTTTTAACACCAAGCTCTATAATCTTTTGATTGCAGTATTGATTTCTTTGGTTATTGTTTTAGCGATGAATTTAGTTGGCTCTTTACTTATCTCAGCTTTAATCATTTTTCCAGCACTTTCAGCCATGCGGTTGTACCATAGTTTTAAAGCGGTAACGATTTGTTCGACAGTGTTATCGGTTTTATGTTCTATTAGTGGATTGGTCTTATCCATCTTACTAGGTTCACCCGTTGGATCAACGATTGTGTTAATGGATATGATTGTGTTCATTGGTATATGGCTATGGGAAAAAGTGGAGGCTAAAAGATGA
- a CDS encoding metal ABC transporter ATP-binding protein has translation MEQLLVKELSTGYENHVLHSHINFSVHQGDYLCVIGENGSGKSTLLKTILGLIPNLSGTVQFNPKVSIAYLPQQRNIQADFPASVKEVVLSGFIAQLKWRPFYNKKEKEKAAFFMKKMGVYDLADKAFTTLSGGQQQRVLLARALCASQEFLFLDEPVASLDEQAAKEFYALIDHLNEKENMTIVMITHDRSYALKRASHILSLEKGFFFGTKEEYLGGQV, from the coding sequence ATGGAACAACTTCTTGTTAAAGAATTAAGCACCGGTTATGAAAATCATGTCTTACATTCTCACATCAACTTCTCTGTTCATCAAGGGGATTATCTTTGTGTCATTGGTGAAAACGGAAGTGGAAAAAGCACACTATTAAAAACCATACTTGGTTTAATTCCTAATTTATCGGGGACCGTTCAATTCAACCCAAAGGTATCGATTGCTTATCTTCCCCAACAAAGAAATATCCAAGCTGATTTTCCTGCTTCCGTAAAAGAGGTTGTTCTATCCGGTTTTATTGCCCAGCTGAAATGGCGTCCTTTCTACAATAAAAAAGAAAAAGAAAAAGCTGCTTTCTTTATGAAAAAAATGGGTGTTTACGACCTGGCCGATAAAGCTTTTACCACCCTATCCGGCGGTCAACAACAGCGTGTTCTTCTAGCAAGAGCCTTATGTGCTAGCCAAGAATTTCTTTTTCTGGATGAACCGGTCGCTTCTTTGGATGAACAAGCAGCCAAAGAATTCTATGCCTTAATCGATCATCTTAATGAAAAAGAAAATATGACCATTGTTATGATTACCCATGATCGTTCTTATGCTTTAAAAAGAGCTAGCCATATTCTCAGTTTAGAAAAGGGCTTCTTCTTTGGCACAAAAGAAGAATACCTGGGAGGACAAGTATGA
- a CDS encoding metal ABC transporter substrate-binding protein — MKLFKKIVLAIVLFTTIFVSACSTKPTSKTSTKKMKVVAAIYPAYDWIKEIMGDNFKNAEVTYLLDKGVDLHSYQASVEDIAKIKEADLFLHVGGESDKWVADALKDPKNKNRKVINMVETIGKKALEEEIVEGMQKDHDHHHEHEHKEDHKHEEEKPELDEHVWLSLENAKKLVQSISDQLIALDSNHKELYSKNTKEYLAKLDKLQGQYKEVISQAQNKTLVFGDRFPFRYLTHEFGLKYFAAFSGCSAESEASFETIAFLAKKVDALGLKNILAIDGSNQKIAKTIISNTKTKDQGILTLDSLQTSTTKDKTSYLEAMQKNLETLKKYFSN, encoded by the coding sequence ATGAAATTATTTAAAAAAATAGTATTGGCTATAGTTCTATTTACAACTATCTTCGTTAGTGCTTGTTCCACAAAGCCAACCAGTAAGACAAGTACCAAAAAAATGAAAGTTGTGGCCGCAATTTATCCAGCGTACGATTGGATAAAAGAAATTATGGGGGATAACTTTAAAAATGCGGAAGTTACTTACCTTTTAGATAAAGGGGTGGATTTACATAGCTACCAAGCCAGTGTGGAAGACATCGCAAAAATTAAAGAAGCCGATCTTTTCTTACACGTTGGTGGTGAATCCGATAAATGGGTAGCTGATGCTTTGAAGGATCCGAAAAATAAAAATCGTAAAGTTATCAACATGGTTGAAACGATTGGCAAAAAAGCTTTAGAAGAAGAAATCGTTGAAGGCATGCAAAAAGACCATGATCACCATCACGAACATGAACACAAAGAAGATCATAAACACGAAGAAGAAAAACCAGAACTAGATGAACACGTTTGGCTATCTTTAGAAAACGCAAAGAAGTTGGTACAATCTATTTCTGATCAACTGATTGCTCTTGATTCCAATCATAAAGAGCTTTACAGCAAAAATACCAAGGAATACCTAGCAAAGTTAGATAAGCTGCAAGGTCAATATAAAGAAGTCATTTCCCAAGCCCAAAATAAAACGTTGGTCTTTGGTGACCGTTTCCCATTCCGTTATTTAACTCATGAATTTGGTTTGAAGTACTTCGCCGCTTTCTCCGGTTGTTCAGCCGAATCAGAAGCAAGCTTTGAAACCATTGCATTCTTAGCTAAAAAGGTGGATGCCTTAGGCTTAAAGAACATTTTAGCCATTGATGGATCCAATCAAAAAATTGCTAAAACAATCATTTCCAATACCAAAACAAAAGACCAAGGAATATTAACTTTAGATTCCTTACAAACATCCACCACAAAGGATAAAACCTCTTATCTGGAGGCTATGCAAAAGAATTTAGAAACACTTAAAAAATATTTCAGCAACTAA
- a CDS encoding Fur family transcriptional regulator, protein MSQSRSNYHTKQKELIQTFFKEQPGIHFTIAGVYKALQEKNRTIGMTTLYRQIEALVKEGVLHQYPSIPGEAACYEYLCEHQQVFVHFRCENCGKLYHLPCEDIKEIRNRLQENHRCQINLTKTVFVGKCQQCLEREIQ, encoded by the coding sequence ATGAGTCAATCTAGATCTAATTACCATACCAAGCAAAAAGAATTGATTCAAACATTTTTTAAAGAACAGCCTGGTATTCATTTTACAATTGCCGGTGTTTACAAAGCTTTACAGGAAAAAAATAGAACGATAGGCATGACCACACTTTATCGTCAAATTGAAGCCCTAGTCAAAGAAGGTGTTTTACATCAGTATCCTTCTATTCCTGGTGAAGCCGCCTGTTATGAATACTTATGCGAACACCAACAAGTTTTTGTCCATTTCCGTTGTGAAAACTGTGGGAAATTATATCATCTTCCTTGTGAAGATATTAAAGAAATCCGGAATCGACTTCAAGAAAACCATCGTTGCCAAATTAATTTAACGAAAACCGTCTTTGTTGGAAAATGCCAACAATGTTTAGAAAGGGAAATTCAATGA
- a CDS encoding phosphatase PAP2 family protein: MEQTILLAIQKYFGASFLVQISQFLGWIGEHGEVWIFFLLLLLCFKRTRKIALLGLVSLLIEFILVNIMLKPLFHRPRPCMVYPVFLKGNFCPQDYSWPSGHSASAFAVAGVFLWSHAKYRYWVTTFALMMAFSRMVIYVHWPSDILSGIGIGLGISYFVVFSKPFKRFPGINA; this comes from the coding sequence ATGGAACAAACTATTTTACTAGCAATACAAAAATATTTTGGAGCATCTTTCCTGGTTCAAATTAGCCAATTTCTTGGTTGGATTGGAGAACATGGTGAAGTTTGGATTTTCTTTTTATTACTTTTACTTTGTTTTAAAAGGACTAGAAAAATAGCACTTTTGGGACTAGTATCATTATTGATTGAATTCATTCTTGTTAACATAATGTTAAAACCACTTTTTCATCGTCCAAGACCTTGTATGGTTTATCCTGTTTTCTTAAAAGGAAACTTTTGTCCACAAGATTATTCTTGGCCATCGGGGCATAGCGCTAGTGCTTTTGCAGTAGCGGGAGTTTTCCTTTGGTCACATGCCAAATATCGATATTGGGTCACGACTTTTGCCTTAATGATGGCGTTTAGTCGTATGGTCATCTATGTACATTGGCCAAGTGATATTCTCTCTGGAATAGGAATTGGTTTAGGAATTAGCTACTTCGTTGTTTTCAGTAAACCTTTCAAGCGTTTCCCTGGAATAAACGCTTGA
- the bcp gene encoding thioredoxin-dependent thiol peroxidase, producing MLAVGTKAPTFELLDQDNQKHCLDDYKGKKVILYFYPKDNTSGCTSEACGFKDNYPQFQEKGTVILGVSKDSVQSHKKFQEAFHLPFTLLSDPNLQAIRAYEVWVEKSMYGRKYMGIERSTYLINEEGIIEKTFQKVKPKEHSKEVLEVV from the coding sequence ATGTTAGCAGTAGGAACAAAGGCACCGACTTTCGAATTGTTGGACCAAGATAATCAGAAACATTGTTTGGATGATTATAAGGGGAAGAAGGTTATTTTATATTTTTATCCAAAAGATAATACAAGTGGTTGTACCAGCGAAGCATGTGGTTTTAAAGATAACTACCCGCAATTTCAAGAAAAAGGAACAGTTATTTTAGGTGTTTCCAAGGACAGCGTGCAATCACACAAGAAGTTTCAAGAGGCTTTCCATCTTCCTTTCACTTTATTGTCGGATCCGAATTTACAAGCGATCCGAGCTTATGAGGTTTGGGTGGAAAAGTCAATGTATGGTAGAAAATATATGGGTATTGAACGGTCTACCTATCTTATTAATGAAGAAGGTATTATTGAAAAGACGTTTCAAAAGGTGAAGCCAAAAGAGCATTCAAAGGAAGTATTGGAAGTCGTATAG